One region of Etheostoma cragini isolate CJK2018 chromosome 16, CSU_Ecrag_1.0, whole genome shotgun sequence genomic DNA includes:
- the ndufa8 gene encoding NADH dehydrogenase [ubiquinone] 1 alpha subcomplex subunit 8 → MPTKLDAPSLQELNVDEINVSSAVLKAAAHHFGSQCDKPNKEFMLCRWEEKDPRKCLEEGRKVNECALNFFRQIKGNCAESFTEYWTCLDYSNLAELRHCRQKQQAFDSCVLDKLGWQRPELGDLSKVTKVETQRALPENPYHSRPRPEPNPAIEGKLEPSKYGSRLFFWSW, encoded by the exons ATGCCCACAAAACTGGATGCTCCTTCACTGCAGGAGCTGAACGTGGATGAG ATCAATGTGTCCTCTGCAGTGCTGAAGGCTGCTGCCCACCATTTTGGCTCCCAGTGTGACAAACCCAACAAGGAGTTCATGCTCTGCCGCTGGGAGGAGAAAGACCCCAGAAAGTGTCTAGAAGAAGGGAGGAAAGTCAACGAATGTGCACTCAACTTCTTCAG ACAAATCAAGGGAAACTGTGCAGAGTCCTTCACAGAGTACTGGACCTGTCTGGATTATTCCAACTTGGCGGAACTGCGCCATTGCCGTCAGAAGCAGCAAGCCTTCGACAGCTGTGTCCTTGATAAGCTGGGGTGGCAGAGACCCGAGCTGGGAGACCTGTCTAAG GTGACCAAAGTGGAGACCCAGCGGGCCCTCCCTGAGAACCCCTACCATTCTAGACCACGTCCTGAGCCCAACCCAGCCATCGAGGGAAAACTGGAGCCTTCCAAGTATGGCAGCAGGTTATTCTTCTGGAGCTGGTGA
- the morn5 gene encoding MORN repeat-containing protein 5 isoform X2, whose protein sequence is MELIGSSYKGDTKNGRMDGKGEYTFPTETKYEGEMKDGMLHGKGVLHFPNGSKYEATWENGIAKQGSFTFADGLQYQEKDWDYCDGYDRRFYSERCNGLRPAGESQLTDLHPPRLIPDGCYDCGDGFYDPNSRVVTSHTGRFLRNADDSEHEWIVRTCRKAWDEVAGVDPEMSVATIPKETSNVN, encoded by the exons ATGGAGCTCATCGGAAGCAGTTACAAAGGAGATACAAAAAATGGCAG GATGGATGGAAAAGGAGAGTACACCTTTCCCACAGAGACAAAGTATGAGGGAGAGATGAAAGACGGGATGCTCCATGGCAAAGGAGTTCTACACTTTCCAAATGGAAGTAAATATGAGGCCACCTGGGAAAATGGCATAGCCAAACAG GGGTCATTTACCTTTGCTGATGGTCTGCAGTACCAGGAGAAGGACTGGGACTACTGTGATGGTTACGACAGGCGCTTCTACAGTGAGAGGTGCAATGGACTCAGACCTGCAG GAGAATCTCAGTTAACTGATCTGCATCCGCCACGCCTCATTCCTGATGGATGCTACGATTGTGGAGATGGTTTCTATGACCCCAATTCCAGAGTTGTCACTTCCCACACTGGCAGATTCCTCAGGAATGCAG ATGACTCTGAACATGAGTGGATTGTGCGGACTTGTCGGAAAGCTTGGGATGAGGTTGCTGGCGTTGATCCTGAAATGTCTGTTGCAACAATTCCTAAAGAGACCAGCAATGTCaactga
- the morn5 gene encoding MORN repeat-containing protein 5 isoform X1 yields MELIGSSYKGDTKNGRMDGKGEYTFPTETKYEGEMKDGMLHGKGVLHFPNGSKYEATWENGIAKQGSFTFADGLQYQEKDWDYCDGYDRRFYSERCNGLRPAGESQLTDLHPPRLIPDGCYDCGDGFYDPNSRVVTSHTGRFLRNAGTFVRVGVKTEFIASWLPSRMRMMGHRADPPSQRGRLLQRGKRKVLPM; encoded by the exons ATGGAGCTCATCGGAAGCAGTTACAAAGGAGATACAAAAAATGGCAG GATGGATGGAAAAGGAGAGTACACCTTTCCCACAGAGACAAAGTATGAGGGAGAGATGAAAGACGGGATGCTCCATGGCAAAGGAGTTCTACACTTTCCAAATGGAAGTAAATATGAGGCCACCTGGGAAAATGGCATAGCCAAACAG GGGTCATTTACCTTTGCTGATGGTCTGCAGTACCAGGAGAAGGACTGGGACTACTGTGATGGTTACGACAGGCGCTTCTACAGTGAGAGGTGCAATGGACTCAGACCTGCAG GAGAATCTCAGTTAACTGATCTGCATCCGCCACGCCTCATTCCTGATGGATGCTACGATTGTGGAGATGGTTTCTATGACCCCAATTCCAGAGTTGTCACTTCCCACACTGGCAGATTCCTCAGGAATGCAG GCACATTTGTCAGAGTGGGTGTGAAGACAGAATTTATTGCCTCATGGCTTCCGTCCaggatgaggatgatgggaCACAGGGCAGACCCTCCCTCCCAGAGGGGACGCTTGctacagagaggaaaaaggaaggTGCTCCCCATGTAG